The segment GAACTCAGCAATTTCATCTAAGAATAATACCCCATTATGAGCCAAGGATATTTCGCCTGGGTTGGCATCGTTTCCTCCCCCGATTAAAGCATTGGTAGATGCATTATGGTGGGGAGCACGAAATGGGCGATCCATAATTAAATGTCCCTTGCCCTTCAAAAGTCCAGCCACACTATAGATTTTTGTTGTTTCCAACGCCTCTTCCTCTGTCATGCTAGGTAGGATAGTGGGAATACGTTTGGCAATCATAGACTTTCCACAGCCTGGAGTGCCAATCATCAGCAAATTATGTCCCCCAGCTGCTGCCACAACGATATATTCAATCATCGCCTCTTGCCCTTGGACTTCTTTAAAATCCACCGGATAGATGCTTTCTTCAGGTGCAGTAAAATTTGCTTCAGGCTGAATATTATAGTCTCCTTCACCCTCTAAAAATTCGACCACTTCTCTTAAGGTATTAAAACCAACCACATTGATTCCCTTAACCAAGGAAGCCTCATGTATACTTTCTCTGGGTACGATGATATTTTTAATCCCTGCTTTTTTAGCAGCGATAACCATCGGCAGTACCCCGGTGCAGTTCCGGAGCCGTGCATTCAAGGATAACTCGCCAATACACCCAAAATCTTTCCATCTCTTTATATCAAGCTGCTCCGTTTCCAATAAAAGTCCTAATGCAATGGGTAAATCAAAATGAGAGCCGCTTTTTTTTAAATCACTGGGAGCCAAGTTGATTACGATCTTCATCTCGGGAAAGTTAAATTGTCCGTCACGCAGGGCAGCTTCTACCCTTTCCCTTGCTTCTTTTACGGCCGTATCTCCCAGCCCGACAATAACAATCAGGGGCATCCCTTCTATGGTTTTTGTCTCTACATCTACTAAATAGCCGTCTACACCTGAGATAGCAAAGCTTTTTACAATAGAAGCCATACGATGCCCCCCCTATTCACACTGCTTTTTACCTAATATATCCTATTTTATCAATTACTTGAATATTTTACTAGTGTTTTAGCTTCTCATACATCTTATAAACAGCTGCTTCGCTAATAGATATGTTTTCTCCAATTTCTTTCATAGTATAATTGGCAGCTAAGGATTTATTGATATATGCT is part of the Metallumcola ferriviriculae genome and harbors:
- a CDS encoding YifB family Mg chelatase-like AAA ATPase, encoding MASIVKSFAISGVDGYLVDVETKTIEGMPLIVIVGLGDTAVKEARERVEAALRDGQFNFPEMKIVINLAPSDLKKSGSHFDLPIALGLLLETEQLDIKRWKDFGCIGELSLNARLRNCTGVLPMVIAAKKAGIKNIIVPRESIHEASLVKGINVVGFNTLREVVEFLEGEGDYNIQPEANFTAPEESIYPVDFKEVQGQEAMIEYIVVAAAGGHNLLMIGTPGCGKSMIAKRIPTILPSMTEEEALETTKIYSVAGLLKGKGHLIMDRPFRAPHHNASTNALIGGGNDANPGEISLAHNGVLFLDEIAEFSKKTLDALRQPMEDQQVTISRVKYNNTYPASFMLVAAMNPCPCGYYGKSKCRCTDYEVIKYRQRLSGPILDRMDIQKYVQPVNFIDLSSDFSGKSSQELRERVESARSIQKNRFKKITGVNNNGQMGHALIKEYCQLEEEGQRLLQLAYDRFAYSARTFHKYLKVARTFADMAGSAKIRKKDVAAALMARDLEKEGASMMVL